One Arvicanthis niloticus isolate mArvNil1 chromosome 3, mArvNil1.pat.X, whole genome shotgun sequence DNA segment encodes these proteins:
- the Tnfsf14 gene encoding tumor necrosis factor ligand superfamily member 14 isoform X1, with product MESVVQPSVFVVDGQTDIPFRRLGQNNKRRHCGTVQVSLALLLLLGAVLAAQGWFLLRLNQRLGDIVAHLPDGGKGSWEKLIQDQRSHQPNPAAHLTGANASLISIGGPLLWETRLGLAFLRGLTYHDGALVTTEAGYYYVYSKVQLSGVGCPQGLANGLPITHGLYKRTSRYPKELELLVSRRSPCGRANSSRVWWDSSFLGGVVHLEAGEEVVVRVPGNRLVRPRDGTRSYFGAFMV from the exons ATGGAGAGCGTGGTACAGCCTTCAGTGTTTGtggtggatggacagacggatATCCCATTCAGGCGGCTGGGACAGAACAATAAGAGACGGCACTGCGGCACTGTCCAGGTCAGCCtggccctgctgctgctgctgggtgcCGTGCTGGCTGCTCAGGGCTGGTTTCTCTTGAGACTGAATCAGCGTCTTGGGGACATAGTGGCTCATCTGCCA GATGGAGGCAAAGGCTCCTGGGAGAAGCTGATACAAG ATCAACGGTCTCACCAGCCCAACCCAGCAGCACATCTTACAG gaGCCAACGCGAGCTTGATAAGCATCGGTGGACCTCTGTTATGGGAGACACGACTTGGCCTGGCCTTCTTGAGGGGCCTGACGTATCATGATGGGGCCCTGGTGACCACAGAGGCCGGCTACTACTATGTGTACTCCAAAGTGCAGCTGAGCGGTGTGGGCTGCCCCCAGGGGCTGGCCAATGGCCTTCCTATCACCCATGGGCTGTATAAGCGCACGTCCCGCTACCCCAAGGAGTTAGAACTGCTGGTCAGCCGGCGGTCACCCTGTGGCCGGGCCAATAGCTCCCGAGTCTGGTGGGACAGCAGCTTCCTGGGTGGTGTGGTACATCTGGAGGCCGGGGAAGAAGTGGTGGTCCGCGTGCCTGGAAACCGCCTGGTCAGACCACGTGATGGCACCAGGTCCTACTTCGGAGCTTTCATGGTCTGA
- the Tnfsf14 gene encoding tumor necrosis factor ligand superfamily member 14 isoform X2: MESVVQPSVFVVDGQTDIPFRRLGQNNKRRHCGTVQVSLALLLLLGAVLAAQGWFLLRLNQRLGDIVAHLPDGGKGSWEKLIQGANASLISIGGPLLWETRLGLAFLRGLTYHDGALVTTEAGYYYVYSKVQLSGVGCPQGLANGLPITHGLYKRTSRYPKELELLVSRRSPCGRANSSRVWWDSSFLGGVVHLEAGEEVVVRVPGNRLVRPRDGTRSYFGAFMV, from the exons ATGGAGAGCGTGGTACAGCCTTCAGTGTTTGtggtggatggacagacggatATCCCATTCAGGCGGCTGGGACAGAACAATAAGAGACGGCACTGCGGCACTGTCCAGGTCAGCCtggccctgctgctgctgctgggtgcCGTGCTGGCTGCTCAGGGCTGGTTTCTCTTGAGACTGAATCAGCGTCTTGGGGACATAGTGGCTCATCTGCCA GATGGAGGCAAAGGCTCCTGGGAGAAGCTGATACAAG gaGCCAACGCGAGCTTGATAAGCATCGGTGGACCTCTGTTATGGGAGACACGACTTGGCCTGGCCTTCTTGAGGGGCCTGACGTATCATGATGGGGCCCTGGTGACCACAGAGGCCGGCTACTACTATGTGTACTCCAAAGTGCAGCTGAGCGGTGTGGGCTGCCCCCAGGGGCTGGCCAATGGCCTTCCTATCACCCATGGGCTGTATAAGCGCACGTCCCGCTACCCCAAGGAGTTAGAACTGCTGGTCAGCCGGCGGTCACCCTGTGGCCGGGCCAATAGCTCCCGAGTCTGGTGGGACAGCAGCTTCCTGGGTGGTGTGGTACATCTGGAGGCCGGGGAAGAAGTGGTGGTCCGCGTGCCTGGAAACCGCCTGGTCAGACCACGTGATGGCACCAGGTCCTACTTCGGAGCTTTCATGGTCTGA